One genomic region from Bacteroidales bacterium encodes:
- a CDS encoding L-threonylcarbamoyladenylate synthase, with the protein MLLKIHPETPSQRQIEMVVECLRDGGVVISPTDTIYGLTCDIFKSKAIERIARIKGLKADKANFSFLCSDLSELSDYTKPINNNLFKLMKSLLPGPYTFILNASNIVPKYIQSRKKTVGIRIPNNNIPLEIVKMLGHPIMSTSVHDDDDVLEYTTDPELIYEKYQNLVDIVIDGGFGGNHPSSVLDCTGDTIEIVREGLGSLDVLKY; encoded by the coding sequence ATGCTATTAAAAATTCATCCGGAAACTCCCAGCCAACGACAGATAGAAATGGTGGTGGAATGTCTGCGCGACGGCGGTGTAGTGATTTCGCCTACCGACACCATTTATGGCCTTACCTGCGACATCTTCAAGTCGAAAGCCATCGAACGCATCGCGCGAATCAAAGGTTTAAAAGCCGACAAAGCCAATTTTTCGTTTCTCTGCAGCGACTTAAGCGAGTTGTCCGATTACACAAAGCCTATCAACAACAATCTTTTCAAACTCATGAAAAGTCTGCTTCCCGGCCCCTACACATTTATCCTTAATGCAAGCAACATAGTGCCCAAATACATCCAGAGCCGTAAAAAAACTGTAGGTATCCGTATTCCTAACAATAACATTCCGCTCGAAATCGTAAAAATGCTCGGGCATCCCATTATGTCTACCTCCGTGCACGACGACGACGACGTGCTGGAATACACCACCGATCCGGAACTTATTTATGAGAAGTACCAAAACCTTGTGGATATTGTCATTGATGGCGGTTTTGGTGGCAACCATCCCTCGAGTGTGCTCGATTGCACCGGCGACACCATCGAAATCGTTCGCGAAGGCCTCGGAAGCCTCGATGTACTCAAATATTAA
- the arfB gene encoding alternative ribosome rescue aminoacyl-tRNA hydrolase ArfB: MPIKIIAGNTMIINLDSELTFRASRSSGPGGQNVNKVNTRIELRFNVANSLLLSPELKALLTEKLKNRISADGDLIIAAQESRSQAENKKIATEKFYLLLQKAFAPQKARKRFRLSREHKQKRLDEKQRQAQKKELRKPPPTG; the protein is encoded by the coding sequence TTGCCAATCAAAATCATAGCAGGAAACACCATGATCATCAACCTCGACAGCGAACTAACTTTCAGGGCATCACGCAGCAGCGGCCCGGGCGGCCAAAACGTGAATAAAGTGAACACCCGCATTGAGCTGCGTTTTAATGTCGCCAACTCGCTGCTACTCTCGCCGGAACTGAAAGCCCTGCTGACCGAGAAACTCAAAAACCGAATCAGCGCTGATGGCGACCTCATCATCGCTGCGCAGGAGTCGCGCTCGCAGGCCGAGAACAAAAAGATTGCAACAGAGAAATTTTACCTGCTGCTCCAAAAAGCCTTTGCTCCGCAGAAAGCACGCAAACGTTTCCGGTTGTCGCGCGAGCACAAGCAGAAACGTCTGGATGAAAAACAACGACAAGCTCAGAAAAAAGAACTTCGCAAGCCGCCTCCCACAGGATAA
- a CDS encoding DUF3820 family protein, with product MQDPQPENILQQLVTEEMPFGKYKGVKLYRLPEPYLVWYHRKGFPKGRLGMQLNTLYEIKLNGLEYLLKPLIEKG from the coding sequence ATGCAAGACCCGCAGCCTGAAAATATCCTTCAACAGCTCGTCACCGAGGAGATGCCTTTCGGCAAATACAAAGGAGTAAAGCTTTACCGGCTCCCCGAACCCTATCTGGTTTGGTATCATCGCAAAGGTTTTCCCAAAGGGCGCCTGGGCATGCAACTCAACACCCTCTACGAAATAAAACTCAACGGGTTGGAATATTTGTTGAAGCCGCTTATTGAAAAAGGATAA
- a CDS encoding L-threonylcarbamoyladenylate synthase: protein MDNSQHKHMLAEVEKTVAVLRQGGTILYPTDTIWGIGCDATNQRAVEKIYKIKQRVLDKSLLILVDSVQRIYSYVTEVDPLIEELVQSFDRPLTVIYPRAKNLAKGVAASDRSIGIRMVRDEFCRQVIGKLDKAIVSTSANISGAATPYRFQQISEEVKVAVDYVVDLYHDKISGLKPSRIIRIKERGDFEVVRP, encoded by the coding sequence ATGGACAATTCGCAACACAAACATATGCTGGCAGAAGTCGAAAAAACTGTTGCTGTTCTACGACAGGGCGGCACCATTTTGTATCCCACCGATACCATCTGGGGCATTGGCTGTGACGCTACAAACCAAAGGGCTGTAGAGAAAATTTACAAAATTAAGCAGCGCGTACTCGACAAAAGCTTGCTCATCCTGGTCGATTCAGTCCAACGCATCTACAGCTATGTAACTGAGGTCGATCCGCTCATCGAAGAGTTGGTGCAGAGTTTCGACCGGCCACTCACAGTCATTTATCCGCGTGCTAAGAATTTAGCCAAAGGCGTGGCTGCTTCTGACCGCTCCATTGGCATCCGCATGGTACGCGATGAATTTTGCCGGCAGGTGATCGGTAAACTGGATAAAGCCATCGTTTCTACATCCGCCAATATTTCGGGCGCCGCTACTCCATACCGGTTTCAACAGATTTCGGAGGAGGTAAAAGTTGCTGTGGATTATGTGGTGGATCTTTACCACGATAAGATCTCAGGCTTAAAACCTTCGCGCATTATCCGCATCAAAGAAAGAGGCGATTTTGAGGTGGTTAGGCCGTAG
- a CDS encoding 2,3,4,5-tetrahydropyridine-2,6-dicarboxylate N-succinyltransferase, translating to MKAARMIVEEAWEHREKLNEPKTIETIESIIAMLDRGEIRAAGRIGDEWKVNEWVKKAVILYFPIRKMETSQAGPLEFHDKMMLKQNYSALGIRVVPHAVARYGAYIARGVVMMPSYVNIGAYIDSGTMVDTWATVGSCAQIGQNVHLSGGVGIGGVLEPVQASPVIIEDGCFIGSRCIIVEGVRVEQEAVLGANVVLTASTKIIDVTSHTPIESKGVVPRRAVVIPGTLTKSFPAGDYQVPCALIIGRRKPSTDLKTSLNQALREYEVAV from the coding sequence ATGAAAGCTGCACGAATGATCGTAGAAGAAGCTTGGGAGCACCGCGAAAAGCTCAATGAGCCAAAAACCATCGAGACCATCGAAAGCATCATCGCTATGCTCGACCGCGGTGAGATACGTGCGGCGGGTCGTATTGGCGACGAATGGAAGGTGAACGAATGGGTTAAAAAAGCGGTGATACTTTATTTCCCCATACGAAAAATGGAAACCAGCCAGGCAGGGCCGTTGGAGTTTCACGATAAGATGATGCTCAAACAGAATTATAGCGCCCTCGGCATACGCGTGGTGCCGCACGCTGTGGCGCGATATGGCGCCTACATTGCCCGGGGCGTAGTAATGATGCCAAGCTATGTGAATATCGGCGCATACATCGACAGCGGAACGATGGTGGATACATGGGCTACCGTAGGTTCGTGTGCACAGATTGGACAGAATGTGCATTTGAGCGGTGGGGTAGGGATTGGTGGCGTTTTGGAACCGGTGCAGGCCAGCCCGGTGATTATCGAAGACGGCTGCTTTATCGGGTCGCGCTGCATCATCGTGGAAGGAGTGCGCGTGGAACAGGAAGCTGTGCTGGGCGCCAATGTGGTGCTCACAGCCTCTACCAAAATTATTGATGTTACCAGCCATACGCCCATCGAAAGCAAAGGAGTGGTGCCGCGCAGGGCTGTGGTAATTCCCGGAACATTGACAAAATCTTTCCCCGCCGGCGATTATCAGGTACCTTGTGCACTCATCATCGGGCGGCGCAAACCTTCTACCGATCTGAAAACATCGCTCAATCAGGCGTTGCGCGAGTATGAGGTAGCTGTTTAA
- a CDS encoding tetratricopeptide repeat protein, with translation MKKNIFPIAVLLLLVVMIACQNSRREAIDQITKTEESVFDESGIIDQARINELIDVYISYAESYPQDSLAPGYLFRAADVAMTTNRSNQAIILYQRIREEYPDYRKVPEAFFLEGYVYENYLGRLDKAKAIYEEFLEKYPDNDFAKDAEISLKYLGKSPEELIEIFQQTQQDTLVDNK, from the coding sequence ATGAAAAAGAACATTTTCCCCATCGCCGTCCTGCTATTGCTGGTGGTGATGATCGCATGTCAGAATTCGCGCCGCGAGGCCATCGACCAGATCACAAAAACTGAAGAAAGCGTTTTCGACGAAAGCGGAATAATTGATCAAGCGCGTATAAACGAGCTCATCGACGTTTACATCAGCTATGCCGAAAGTTATCCGCAAGACAGCCTGGCTCCCGGGTATCTTTTTAGAGCTGCCGATGTAGCCATGACAACCAACCGCTCCAACCAGGCTATCATCCTCTATCAGCGCATCCGCGAAGAATATCCTGACTATCGCAAAGTACCCGAAGCGTTTTTCCTGGAAGGATACGTCTACGAAAATTATCTGGGCAGGCTCGACAAAGCCAAAGCCATTTATGAGGAATTTCTTGAGAAATATCCCGACAACGACTTTGCCAAAGATGCCGAAATCTCTCTGAAATATTTAGGAAAAAGTCCCGAAGAACTCATTGAGATATTTCAGCAGACGCAGCAGGACACGTTGGTGGACAATAAATAG
- a CDS encoding TlpA disulfide reductase family protein, whose product MHNIKTYFVITLISIFLTSGLQAQDVTPQKNLYAKSFYHQKAPELVVEKWISEKPDTKGKFVMIDFWATWCGPCKISIPQVNKWAEKYKDQMVVIGLSDEPEAKVLSMKAPMIEYYSAIDTQGRLKKIFQVKGIPHVVLIDPQGTVRWQGFPSLAGHQLTEEILEETFLKYGKK is encoded by the coding sequence ATGCATAACATCAAAACCTACTTTGTAATTACGCTGATAAGTATTTTTCTCACCTCTGGCCTTCAGGCACAGGATGTTACTCCACAGAAAAATTTATATGCCAAATCGTTTTATCACCAAAAAGCGCCGGAGCTGGTGGTAGAGAAATGGATTAGCGAGAAGCCCGACACCAAAGGTAAATTTGTAATGATCGACTTTTGGGCTACGTGGTGCGGCCCTTGCAAGATTTCCATTCCGCAGGTAAACAAATGGGCAGAGAAATACAAAGATCAGATGGTTGTGATTGGCCTTTCGGATGAGCCGGAAGCCAAAGTACTATCGATGAAAGCGCCGATGATTGAATACTACAGTGCCATTGATACGCAGGGGCGGCTCAAGAAAATTTTTCAGGTAAAAGGCATCCCGCACGTGGTACTTATCGATCCGCAAGGAACCGTTCGCTGGCAAGGCTTCCCGTCCCTGGCCGGACACCAGCTCACCGAAGAGATACTGGAGGAAACCTTTCTCAAATACGGAAAGAAATAA
- a CDS encoding glycosyltransferase family 9 protein, with amino-acid sequence MKKNTIRRILILQTASIGDVVLATPLIEKLAEFYPESEIDFLVKKGLQQVLTGHPLLHEILVWDKSTDKYKHLYKLLKHIRSRRYDVVVNVHRFAASGFLTAFSGAALRLGFGKNPFSLFYSRRLPHHISADPAKSQHETHRNLSLISSITDENMQYFPKLYPSQADYAKVSQYKTQKYICIAPASLWFTKQFPAEKWIEFLKALALQEQVAVYFLGGPDDEPLCRRIIDESGYPLSLNLAGKLSILQTTALMKDAAMNFVNDSAPMHFASAMNAPVTAIFCSTVPAFGFGPLSHDSAIVETDIALSCRPCGLHGFQKCPEGHFKCALTIPIVKLLRRIS; translated from the coding sequence ATGAAAAAAAACACCATACGCCGAATTCTCATCCTGCAAACCGCTTCGATAGGCGATGTGGTGCTTGCCACACCTTTGATCGAAAAGCTTGCGGAATTTTATCCTGAGAGTGAAATTGATTTTCTGGTAAAGAAAGGCTTGCAGCAGGTGCTTACAGGTCATCCACTGTTACACGAGATATTGGTTTGGGATAAGTCTACCGACAAATACAAACATCTGTACAAGCTGCTCAAACACATACGGTCGCGCCGGTATGATGTAGTTGTTAATGTACATCGTTTTGCGGCAAGTGGTTTTCTTACCGCCTTTTCGGGAGCTGCTCTCCGTCTGGGGTTTGGTAAAAATCCCTTTTCGCTCTTTTACAGTCGGCGTCTTCCACACCACATTTCAGCTGATCCGGCCAAAAGCCAACACGAGACGCATCGCAATCTTTCGCTCATCAGCAGCATTACCGATGAGAATATGCAATATTTCCCAAAGCTTTATCCTTCGCAAGCCGACTACGCCAAAGTATCGCAATACAAAACACAAAAATATATTTGTATCGCGCCGGCCTCGCTGTGGTTCACAAAGCAGTTTCCTGCGGAAAAATGGATAGAATTTTTGAAGGCACTGGCACTGCAGGAGCAGGTGGCTGTATATTTTCTTGGTGGGCCGGACGATGAGCCGCTGTGCCGCAGAATTATCGACGAGTCCGGCTACCCGCTGAGCCTTAACCTTGCCGGAAAACTTTCCATATTGCAAACCACTGCGCTAATGAAAGATGCAGCCATGAACTTCGTGAACGACTCGGCACCTATGCATTTTGCCTCTGCTATGAATGCGCCCGTTACTGCAATCTTTTGCTCCACGGTACCCGCTTTCGGTTTCGGGCCGCTAAGCCATGATTCTGCTATTGTTGAAACAGATATTGCGCTAAGCTGCCGCCCATGTGGTCTCCACGGCTTCCAAAAATGTCCCGAAGGACATTTTAAATGTGCGCTCACCATCCCTATTGTAAAATTATTACGTCGAATTTCGTAA
- the def gene encoding peptide deformylase has product MLLPITAYGHPVLKKVAEEIDKNYPELEQLIADMFETMYDSDGIGLAAPQVNRSIRLFIVDGTPYADKIPETADFKKIFINPYILNTSGSDVIIDEGCLSIPNIREDVTRKDEITIEYYDEKWELKEETYTGFPARVIQHEYDHLEGILFVERISSLRKTLLRRKLYDIAHGKVDVDYRMIFPNLKKSKLVKQ; this is encoded by the coding sequence ATGTTATTACCAATTACCGCTTACGGACACCCTGTGCTGAAAAAAGTTGCCGAAGAAATCGATAAGAATTATCCGGAACTTGAACAACTCATTGCCGACATGTTTGAAACCATGTATGATTCGGATGGCATCGGGCTGGCGGCTCCGCAGGTAAACAGGTCGATCAGGCTTTTTATCGTGGACGGCACACCCTATGCTGATAAAATTCCTGAGACAGCCGATTTCAAAAAGATTTTTATCAATCCATACATCCTCAACACCAGTGGCAGCGACGTAATCATCGACGAAGGCTGCCTCAGCATCCCCAATATCCGTGAAGATGTGACGCGCAAAGACGAAATTACCATCGAATATTATGATGAAAAATGGGAGCTGAAAGAAGAGACCTACACAGGTTTTCCGGCGCGCGTCATTCAGCACGAATACGATCATCTGGAAGGAATTCTGTTTGTAGAGCGCATCAGCAGCCTGCGCAAGACGTTGCTGCGTCGCAAGCTGTATGACATCGCACACGGAAAGGTAGATGTAGATTATCGTATGATTTTTCCCAACCTGAAAAAATCCAAACTCGTTAAGCAATAA
- the ruvX gene encoding Holliday junction resolvase RuvX, with the protein MGRIMAIDYGQKRTGIAVTDELRLFATGLTTVPSASVIAFLQKYFDEQMVDVIVVGLPRQLDNTPSDAQRFTEPFVKKLQKHFPNVVVERFDERFTSRMAHDAMLQAGLKKKARQNKQLVDTVSATLILQSYMHMLAFKKGHSLS; encoded by the coding sequence GTGGGAAGAATAATGGCTATCGACTACGGACAAAAGCGCACAGGTATTGCTGTGACGGATGAGCTGCGCCTTTTTGCCACAGGACTCACCACGGTGCCGTCGGCCTCTGTCATTGCCTTTCTTCAAAAATATTTCGATGAGCAAATGGTTGATGTAATTGTTGTGGGATTGCCGCGACAGCTTGATAATACGCCTTCTGATGCCCAACGTTTTACGGAGCCTTTTGTAAAAAAACTTCAAAAACATTTCCCAAACGTTGTTGTTGAGAGATTCGACGAGCGATTTACCTCAAGAATGGCACATGACGCGATGTTGCAGGCCGGACTTAAAAAGAAAGCGCGCCAAAACAAACAACTGGTGGATACGGTGAGCGCCACGCTGATATTGCAGTCGTACATGCACATGCTGGCATTTAAAAAAGGACATTCTTTATCTTAA
- the cdaA gene encoding diadenylate cyclase CdaA: MHTLFITAFIDVKLTDVIDVLLVAYLLYALYSLLKGTAAINIFFGIVAIFLIWRLVTALRMEMFSEILGAFISVGFIALIVVFQPEIRQFLLLLGTPRFMNKKRSRWFMKLNLSKPTLLDVDSIVTACRKMSVSETGALIILAKVNELRQYVETGQILEAQISDEMLMSIFFKNSPLHDGAVIIINNKIKSARSILPVSSNKNIPVGLGLRHRAAVGVTERTDSIAVVVSEETGEVSYVKKGVIIQNVNLSHLKNFLEKEFN, translated from the coding sequence ATGCACACGCTATTTATTACTGCCTTTATCGATGTAAAACTTACCGACGTCATTGACGTGCTGCTGGTAGCATACCTGTTGTATGCTCTCTACAGCCTTTTGAAAGGCACTGCGGCTATCAATATCTTTTTTGGAATTGTGGCTATCTTTTTAATTTGGCGGTTGGTGACGGCGTTGCGTATGGAGATGTTCTCGGAGATACTTGGAGCCTTCATATCGGTAGGATTTATTGCGCTTATTGTGGTTTTTCAGCCCGAAATCAGGCAGTTCCTTTTGCTGCTGGGAACCCCACGATTTATGAATAAAAAGCGATCGCGGTGGTTTATGAAACTTAACCTCAGCAAGCCAACGCTGCTCGATGTGGATTCGATAGTAACTGCTTGTCGCAAAATGTCGGTAAGCGAAACCGGAGCTTTAATTATTTTGGCCAAAGTCAACGAGCTGCGGCAATATGTAGAAACGGGGCAGATTCTCGAAGCACAGATTTCGGACGAGATGCTGATGAGCATCTTTTTCAAAAACAGCCCCTTGCACGATGGCGCTGTCATCATCATCAATAATAAAATAAAATCGGCGCGGTCGATCCTGCCGGTGTCGAGCAACAAAAATATTCCGGTAGGGTTGGGGTTGCGGCACCGCGCTGCTGTGGGTGTCACCGAGCGCACTGACTCAATCGCCGTGGTGGTGTCAGAAGAAACCGGCGAAGTGTCGTATGTAAAAAAAGGGGTGATCATCCAAAACGTAAACCTGTCTCATCTTAAGAATTTCCTGGAGAAGGAGTTTAATTAG
- a CDS encoding LptF/LptG family permease produces the protein MRPKVFDIYIIKKFLGTFFYAIALLSVIIIIFDISEKIDDFIENEAPVAKIIFQYYVVFIPGFINMFSYLFTFIAVIFFTSKLAMNTEIIAILSSGVSFNRFLYPFMLSAFLLTIMSFLLANFVIPEANVVMRDFKDQYIEKLTKNKDLNIHMQISPGTYVYVESFNSSNNTGQKFSLEKFDNQQELTFKMNADRIVYDSITGMWRATNYYIRTVADNAETLRRGAAMDTVINLVPKDLFIKKEEFEEMNYFQIRDYISEQQMKGNPRIVDYQVEKHKRIAFPFATLVMTVIGVSLSSRKVRGGIGLHLGSGIALAFLFILIMQISSVFATSGDLTPWLAAWLPNILFGIVAIYLYYKRTR, from the coding sequence ATGAGACCTAAAGTTTTCGACATCTACATTATCAAGAAATTCCTGGGAACATTCTTTTATGCCATCGCCTTGCTATCCGTCATTATCATCATCTTCGATATTTCCGAAAAAATCGATGACTTTATCGAAAACGAAGCCCCGGTAGCAAAGATCATTTTCCAGTATTACGTTGTCTTTATTCCCGGCTTTATCAATATGTTCAGCTATCTTTTTACGTTTATTGCCGTCATCTTTTTTACTTCCAAGCTGGCCATGAACACCGAAATTATAGCCATCCTCAGCAGCGGTGTTAGTTTCAACAGGTTTCTTTATCCATTCATGCTTTCGGCTTTTCTGCTCACCATCATGTCGTTTTTGCTGGCCAACTTTGTTATCCCCGAAGCCAATGTGGTGATGCGTGATTTTAAGGATCAATACATAGAAAAACTCACCAAGAACAAGGATCTGAATATCCATATGCAAATATCGCCCGGAACCTATGTCTACGTCGAGTCGTTCAACTCCTCCAACAACACCGGGCAAAAGTTTTCGCTCGAGAAATTCGATAACCAGCAGGAGTTGACGTTTAAAATGAATGCCGACCGCATTGTTTACGACTCGATTACCGGCATGTGGCGGGCTACCAATTATTACATCAGAACCGTTGCTGATAATGCCGAAACGCTGCGACGAGGTGCTGCAATGGACACAGTGATTAACCTGGTGCCCAAAGATCTTTTTATTAAGAAAGAGGAATTTGAGGAGATGAATTATTTCCAGATCCGCGACTACATCAGCGAACAACAAATGAAAGGAAACCCGCGTATTGTCGATTATCAGGTGGAAAAGCACAAGCGCATCGCATTTCCTTTTGCCACATTGGTGATGACAGTCATAGGGGTTTCGTTGTCGTCGCGTAAAGTGCGTGGTGGCATAGGTTTGCATCTGGGCAGTGGCATTGCGCTGGCATTTTTATTTATTCTCATCATGCAGATTTCGTCAGTATTCGCCACCTCCGGCGACCTGACCCCCTGGCTGGCAGCCTGGCTGCCCAATATCCTTTTTGGCATCGTCGCCATTTATCTTTATTACAAACGTACGAGATAG
- a CDS encoding ATP-binding cassette domain-containing protein, translated as MQEVLKIEGITKRYGAIRAVDDLSLEVLKGEVFGILGPNGSGKTTTLGILLDITRPDSGTFSWFGQKPTHLARRRIGATLESPVFYPYLSAINNLKIIANIKGIGYQGIDEVLELVGLYDRRHSKFRTYSLGMKQRLAIASVLLGGPEVLIFDEPTNGLDPQGIAEIRKLIIDLARSGQTIILASHLLDEVQKICSHVAILRRGQKLFSGPIGALSKETDVLELGTDDQEKLVSALEEIDVISDIKKEGNLLLVSSQGKLTPAELNRLLIEKGIVLSHLNRRHKSLEQEVLKLLEQQS; from the coding sequence GTGCAGGAAGTTTTAAAAATAGAAGGAATTACAAAACGCTACGGCGCTATCCGGGCTGTCGATGATCTGAGCCTGGAAGTGCTAAAGGGCGAGGTTTTCGGTATTCTGGGCCCCAATGGAAGCGGCAAGACTACCACGCTGGGAATCCTGCTCGACATCACCCGACCCGACAGCGGCACTTTTTCCTGGTTTGGCCAAAAACCTACTCACCTGGCACGCCGGCGCATCGGAGCCACACTCGAAAGTCCGGTGTTTTATCCTTACCTCTCTGCCATCAACAATCTAAAAATTATTGCCAACATAAAAGGCATCGGGTATCAGGGTATCGACGAAGTGTTGGAGCTGGTGGGTCTTTACGACCGGCGTCACAGCAAGTTCAGGACTTATTCCCTGGGCATGAAACAGCGACTGGCCATTGCATCGGTATTGTTGGGTGGCCCCGAGGTACTCATCTTCGACGAGCCAACCAACGGCCTGGATCCGCAGGGCATTGCCGAAATCCGCAAGCTGATTATCGATCTGGCACGAAGCGGACAAACCATCATCCTGGCAAGCCATCTGCTCGATGAGGTACAAAAGATATGTTCGCATGTGGCTATTCTGCGACGCGGACAAAAACTCTTTTCTGGCCCTATCGGTGCGCTTTCCAAAGAAACTGATGTACTGGAACTCGGCACTGATGATCAGGAAAAGCTTGTATCTGCATTGGAAGAAATTGATGTTATCTCTGATATTAAAAAAGAAGGCAACCTACTGCTTGTGAGCTCACAGGGAAAGCTTACACCTGCTGAGCTCAACAGATTACTCATCGAAAAAGGCATTGTACTTTCACACCTTAATCGGCGGCACAAAAGCCTTGAACAAGAAGTGCTGAAATTGTTGGAGCAACAATCATGA